In Cellulomonas sp. JZ18, the DNA window CTGCTGGGCACGTTCGCGTTCGCGCTGAACGGCGCGCTGACCGCCGTGCGCGTCGCGCACGTCGACGTCGTCGGCGTCGTCACGCTCGGCGCCGTCACGGGCGTGGGTGGCGGCATCGTCCGCGACGTCCTGCTGGACGCGCTGCCCCCGGCGTCGTTCCTGGACTGGCGGTACCTCGCCGCCGCGGGCGCCGGCGGTGCGCTGGCGTTCCTGCTCAGCGGGCCGCTCACGCGGTTCCTGCGGACGATCGACGTCCTCGACGCCGCGGGCCTGGGCCTGTTCGCGGTCACGGGTGCGGGCAAGGCGCTCGCGTCCGGCGCGGGACCGGCGCAGGCGGTGGTGCTCGGGGTGATCACCGCGGTGGGCGGAGGGACGATCCGCGACGTGCTGGTGCGGCGGGTGCCGTTCGTGCTCACCAACGAGCTGTACGCGATCCCCGCCCTGGTCGGCGCGACGCTGGCCGTGCTCGCCGCGCGCGGCGGGGTGGACGAGGTGCTGGGCGTGCCCGCGGCCCTCGTGGCCGCCGCCGTCTGCTTCAGCGTGCGGGTGGTCGGGCTGCACTACGGGATCGACGCCCCGCGGCCGCTCGGGACGCGACGAGCCCGGGCGACGCCGGAGGAGGGACCCTCCGGGGAGAGGCCCCCGGAGGGGGCGGACGCGTAGCCGCGCGGTCGGCGCGACGGCGGGTGTCGGCGGGCCGTGCGACGGTCTGCGCGGCACGCGACGAGGGGGAGCGTGGTCGTGCCCTGCCCCGGGGCTCCGGCGGGTCGCCCGGCCGGGTGCACCCGGATTGACACCCCGGCGGTGTCGGCGTCTACTGGCATGATCGAACACGTGTTCGAAAGACCGCGTGCGCGGTCGGTGCGTGCGGGGAGGTGGACGTGGTGGGTGCGAGCACCGCGGAGCGGGTCGAGCGGGCGCGTGCGGCGCTCGCGGCCGCGGAGCAGCGCACGGGCGCGCGGACGGTCCGGCACCACGCGGCGTGGTCGGTGCCCGTCCCGCGCACGGCCACGGCGGACCACGACGTCACGGACGACCGCGCACCCGTGCACGCGGTCGACGCGGCGGTCGGTGCCGCGGTCGGTGCCGTGCCGGGGGCGGGACCGGCCGGTCGGCGGCCCGGTCGGTCGCCGGCGCAGGGGGCGTCGACGACCGGCCGGCCGGCGTGCCGGACGGGGTCCGGCGCACGTCGCTGCTGACCACCGAGCGGCCGCCGCTGCCCGTCCCGCCGGCGCTGTCGCGCGTGCTGCCCGACGGCCTGCGCCGCGGCGGGACGACCGCGGTGCTGGGGTCGACGTCCCTCGCCCTCGGCGTGGTCGCCCACGCGTGCGCCGGCGGCGCCTGGGCGGCTGCGGTCGGGCAGCCGGACCTCGGGCTGCTCGCGGCGGCGCAGGCGGGCGTCGACCTCGCACGGCTCGCGGTGGTCCCCGCGCCCGGGGCGGACGCCGCGACGGTGCTGGCCGCCCTGCTCGACGGCGTCGACCTGGTGCTCGTCGGCCCCGCGGCCGCGCTCACCGACGCCGACCGGCGCCGGCTGTCCGCGCGGGCGCGCGAACGCGGCTCGGTGCTGCTGCCGACCGTCGCCTGGCCCGGTGCGGGCGTCGTGCTCACGGTCGAGCACGCCCGCTGGACGGGGGTGGGCGCCGGTGACGGGCACCTGCGCACGCGCGAGCTGCGCGTGCGGCGCACCGGCCGGGGGAGCGCCGCCGTGCCGCACGCCGTGGACGTCGTGCTGCCGTTCCCGCCGCCGGGCGACGGTGCGCCGGCAGGGCCCGGCCGCACGCGGCGCACCGCCGAGGACCGCCCCGCCGGCCTGCGGCTGGTGGGCTGATGACGACCAGGACGACGGTCGTGTGGGTGCCGGACTGGCCGGTGGTCGCCGCGACGGTGGCGGACGAGGTGCCCGGGCACCTGCCCGCCGCGGTGCACGACGGCCGGCGCGTCACGGCCGTGTCCGCGCTCGCACGTGCCGAGGGGGTGCGCCGCGGCATGCGCCGGCGCCAGGCGCAGGCGTGCTGCCCCGGGCTCGTGCTGCTGCCGGCCGACGACGTGCGGGACGTGCGGCTGTTCGAGCCGGTCGCCGCCGCGGCGGAGACCGTCGTCGCCGGTGTCGAGGTCGTGCGTCCCGGGCTGCTCCTGCTGCCGGCCGACGGCGCGACGCGGTACCACGGGTCGGAGGAGGCGCTCGCGGAGCGGCTCGTCGACGCCGTCGCGCGCGGCACCGGGCACGAGTGCGGGGTCGGGACCGCCGACGGGCTGCTCGCGGCGGTCCTCGCGGCGCGCACCGGCGCGGTCGTGGAGCCCGGCGCGTCACCGGTGTTCCTCGCCCCGCACGGCGTGACCGAGCTCGTGCACGCGACGGTCACACCCGAGGCGGCGGTGGAGGTGGCCGGGCTCGTCGACCTGCTGCACCGGCTCGGGCTGCGCACGCTCGGGGCGTTCGCGGCGCTGCCGCCGGGGGACGTGCACGCGCGGTTCGGCCGGCTCGGCACGTGGGCGCACACGCTCGCACGTGGGCTCGACGAGCGTCCCCCGGCCCGGCGGCGTCCCGAGGCCGACCTCGAGGTCGTCGCGGTCCTGGACCCGCCGGTCGAGCGCGTCGACGCCGCGACGTTCGCGGGCCGGCGGCTGGCCGAGCAGCTGCACGCCGAGCTCGTCGCGCGGTCGGTCACGTGCGGGCGGCTGCAGGTCGCCGCGCGCACCGACGAGGGCACCGAGCTGGTGCGTACGTGGCGCACCGACGTGGGCGGTTGGGGCGCGCTGACCGCCGCACGCATCACCGACCGCATCCGCTGGCAGCTCGACGGGTGGCTCACGGCGGGCGCCGTGGCGACCGCGCGCGACCGCGCGGTCGCGGCCGGGCCGGCGCGGGCCCGGGGAGGTCGTCCGGGGGGTGCCGGTGCGTACCGGCGGGGGAGCGCGGGGACGGCCGGTGACCTGCTCGACCTGCTCGACCCCGCCACCGCCGTCGACCTGCCCGACGTCGAGCCGGAGGACGAGCAGCCGGTCGCGCTCGTGCGGCTCGTGCTCACCGCGCTCGACGTCGCCCCGGCCGGCGCCGAGCAGACCCGGCTGTGGGGCGGGCCGTCGGGCGGTGACCTGCGGGCGCACCGGGCGCTGGAACGTGCCCAGAGCATCGTCGGCGGCGCCGGCGTCCTCACCGCCACGCTGCAGGGCGGGCGCGACGTGCACGACCAGGTGCACGTGCGCCCCTGGGGCGAGCAGAGCGCACCACCGCGCGAGGCCGCGCTGCCCTGGCCCGGCCGGCTGCCCGACCCGGCACCGGCGACGGTCCTGACCGTGCCGGTGCGCGTCGACGTGCGCGACGGCGCGGGCGCGCCGGTGGTCGTCGACCCCCGGGGGAGCCTGAGCGGGCCGCCCGTGGCGGTGCGGTGGCCCCCCGCCTCGGCGCCGACGGGTGCGGGTCCCCGCGCCGTCGCCGGGTGGGCCGGTCCGTGGCTGCTCACCGACCGCTGGTGGAACCACCCCGGTACCCCGCCGCAGGTGCGTGCGCACGTGCAGGTGGCGTTCGAGGACGGCGGCGCCGTCCTGCTCACGTGGGCGGACGGGGCGTGGACGTGCGAGGCCGACTATGACTGAGACGCCGCGGCGCCCCGCCCCCACCGGCGCCGTGCCCACCGGTGCCGTGCCCCGGTACGCCGAGCTGCACGCGCACTCCGCGTTCAGCTTCCTCGACGGTGCGAGCCAGCCGGAGGAGCTCGCCGCCGAGGCGGCCCGCCTCGGCCTGCGCGCGCTCGCGCTCACCGACCACGACGGGCTCTACGGCGTCGTGCGGTTCGCGCAGGCGGCACGAGCGGTCGGCCTGCCCACGGTGTTCGGCGCCGAGCTGCACCTGCCCGCCCCCGACGGGCGCCGGCACGCGCGCGAGCGCCGCGCCTCGCCGGTGCCGGTGCTCGACGCCCCGACCGGCACGCCCGACCCGCGCGCCACCCACCTGCTCGTGCTCGCCCGCGGGCCCGACGGGTACCGGGCGCTGTCCCGCGCGATCGGCGAGGCGCACCTGCGCACCGGACGCAAGGGCGCCGCCGACCACCGGCTCGAGGAGCTCGCCGCCACCGCGGACGGGCAGTGGCTCGTGCTCACCGGCTGCCGCAAGGGCGCCGTCCGGCGCGCGCTCGCGGGTGGCGACCCCTCGGGCGTGGGTGGCGTCGCTCCCGGCGGTCTCGACGCGGCCCGCCGGGAGCTCGACCGGCTCGTCGCGCTGTTCGGCCGGGACAACGTGGCGGTGGAGACGTCCGCGCACGGCGACGCGTGGGACGCCGAGCGCGCCGACGCGCTGGCCGCGCTCGCGGCCGACGCGGGCCTGCCGCTCGTCGCGACCGGCAACGTCCACTACGCGACCCCGCGGGACGCCGACCTCGCGCAGGCGCTCGCGGCCGTGCGCGCCCGGTCCTCCCTCGACGACCTCGACGGCTGGCTGCCCGCGGCGCCGACCGCCCACCTGCGCTCGGCCGCCGAGATGCTCGGCCTGCACCGGCGCCACCCGCACGCGGTGGCGACGGCCGCCGACCTGGCGGCCGAGTGCGCGTTCGACCTCTCGCTCGTCGCGCCGAGCCTGCCCCCGTACCCCGTGCCGCCCGGCCACACGGAGGCGAGCTGGCTGCGCGAGCTCGTCCGCCGCGGTGCGCACGAGCTGTACGGCCCGCCGGACGCCGAGCGCGTGCCCGGTGCGTACGCGCAGCTCGAGCACGAGCTGCGCGTCATCGAGGACCTCGGCTTCCCCGGGTACTTCCTCGTCGTGTACGACCTCGTCGACTTCTGCCGGCGCAACGGCATCCTCGCGCAGGGCCGCGGGTCCGCGGCGAACTCCGCGGTCTGCTACGTGCTGCGCGTGACCGCGGTCGACCCGGTGCGGCACGGGCTGCTGTTCGAGCGGTTCCTCGCCCCCGAGCGCGACGGCCCGCCGGACATCGACGTCGACATCGAGTCCGCGCGCCGCGAGGAGGTCATCCAGCACGTCTACGCCACCCACGGCCGCACGCACGCCGCGCAGGTCGCCAACGTCATCTCCTACCGCCCGCGCTCGGCCGTGCGGGACGCGGCGCGCGCCCTCGGCTACGACGTGGGTCAGCAGGACGCGTGGAGCCGGTCCATCGAGCGGTGGGGGAGCCTGCGCGGCCCCGAGCGGCCGACGTCCTGGTGGCACCTGACCAAGGCCGGTCCCGTCGGACCGGCGCCGGAGGTGCCCGGACGGCCGACCGCCGACCGCCACGACGTCGTCCCGGACGTGCTGCCGCCGTCCGCCGCCGAGAGCGAGGACATCCCCGACCACGTCATCGACCTCGCCGAGCGGTTCCTGCGGCTGCCGCGGCACCTGGGCATCCACTCCGGCGGCATGGTGATGTGCGACCGCCCGGTCATCGAGGTGTGCCCGGTCGAGTGGGCGCGCATGGAGGGGCGCACGGTCCTGCAGTGGGACAAGGAGGACTGCGCCGACGCGGGCCTCGTGAAGTTCGACCTGCTCGGTCTCGGCATGCTCACCGCGCTGCGCCTCGGCTTCACCGAGGTCGAGAAGCACGAGGGCGTCGTGCTCGACCTGCACGCGCTGCCGTACGAGGACCCGTACGTGTACGACCTGCTGTCCGCCGCGGACACGGTCGGGGTGTTCCAGGTCGAGTCGCGCGCGCAGATGGGCACCCTGCCGCGGCTGCAGCCGCGGCGGTTCTACGACATCGTCGTCGAGGTCGCGCTCATCCGCCCCGGGCCTATCCAGGGTGGGTCGGTGCACCCGTACATCGCGCGCGTGAAGGGCCGCGAGCCGGTGCGCTACCTGCACCCGCTGCTGGAGAAGTCGCTCGGCAAGACCCTCGGCGTGCCGCTGTTCCAGGAGCAGCTCATGCAGATGGCGATCGACGTCGCGGACTTCACGCCCGCCGAGGCGGACCAGCTGCGCCGGGCGATGGGCTCGAAGCGGTCGATGGAGCGCATGGAGGCGCTGCGCAGCAGGCTCATGGACGGCATGGCGCGCAACGGCATCGCGCCCGACGTGCGCGAGGAGATCTTCGACAAGCTCAAGGCGTTCGCCGAC includes these proteins:
- a CDS encoding trimeric intracellular cation channel family protein yields the protein MTDVPVLLVLDLLGTFAFALNGALTAVRVAHVDVVGVVTLGAVTGVGGGIVRDVLLDALPPASFLDWRYLAAAGAGGALAFLLSGPLTRFLRTIDVLDAAGLGLFAVTGAGKALASGAGPAQAVVLGVITAVGGGTIRDVLVRRVPFVLTNELYAIPALVGATLAVLAARGGVDEVLGVPAALVAAAVCFSVRVVGLHYGIDAPRPLGTRRARATPEEGPSGERPPEGADA
- the dnaE gene encoding DNA polymerase III subunit alpha, with the translated sequence MTETPRRPAPTGAVPTGAVPRYAELHAHSAFSFLDGASQPEELAAEAARLGLRALALTDHDGLYGVVRFAQAARAVGLPTVFGAELHLPAPDGRRHARERRASPVPVLDAPTGTPDPRATHLLVLARGPDGYRALSRAIGEAHLRTGRKGAADHRLEELAATADGQWLVLTGCRKGAVRRALAGGDPSGVGGVAPGGLDAARRELDRLVALFGRDNVAVETSAHGDAWDAERADALAALAADAGLPLVATGNVHYATPRDADLAQALAAVRARSSLDDLDGWLPAAPTAHLRSAAEMLGLHRRHPHAVATAADLAAECAFDLSLVAPSLPPYPVPPGHTEASWLRELVRRGAHELYGPPDAERVPGAYAQLEHELRVIEDLGFPGYFLVVYDLVDFCRRNGILAQGRGSAANSAVCYVLRVTAVDPVRHGLLFERFLAPERDGPPDIDVDIESARREEVIQHVYATHGRTHAAQVANVISYRPRSAVRDAARALGYDVGQQDAWSRSIERWGSLRGPERPTSWWHLTKAGPVGPAPEVPGRPTADRHDVVPDVLPPSAAESEDIPDHVIDLAERFLRLPRHLGIHSGGMVMCDRPVIEVCPVEWARMEGRTVLQWDKEDCADAGLVKFDLLGLGMLTALRLGFTEVEKHEGVVLDLHALPYEDPYVYDLLSAADTVGVFQVESRAQMGTLPRLQPRRFYDIVVEVALIRPGPIQGGSVHPYIARVKGREPVRYLHPLLEKSLGKTLGVPLFQEQLMQMAIDVADFTPAEADQLRRAMGSKRSMERMEALRSRLMDGMARNGIAPDVREEIFDKLKAFADFGFPESHAYSFAFLVYASAWLKVHHPAAFYAGLLAAQPMGFYSPQSLVADARRHGVEVLRPDVQASDALAVVERVGPTPPGGEPRLVPAPSGTGPVAGPGVRTGTGADRPRSLAVRQGLSSVRTIGEDLARRLVDERTAHGPFADLHDLVQRVQLSTAQLEALATAGALAGLGVDRRAGLWAAGALAQEGPDTLPGVAVGVRAPTLPGLADVEVATADVWATGVSVDSYPTQFVRDGLDEAGVLRVEQVFRTDEGRRVAVAGVVTHRQRPGTAQGVTFLSLEDETGLLNVVCSPGLWQRFRRTARTAKAMVVRGRLEKADGATNLVAEHLSPLSLKVRTASRDFQ
- a CDS encoding DNA polymerase Y family protein, giving the protein MTTRTTVVWVPDWPVVAATVADEVPGHLPAAVHDGRRVTAVSALARAEGVRRGMRRRQAQACCPGLVLLPADDVRDVRLFEPVAAAAETVVAGVEVVRPGLLLLPADGATRYHGSEEALAERLVDAVARGTGHECGVGTADGLLAAVLAARTGAVVEPGASPVFLAPHGVTELVHATVTPEAAVEVAGLVDLLHRLGLRTLGAFAALPPGDVHARFGRLGTWAHTLARGLDERPPARRRPEADLEVVAVLDPPVERVDAATFAGRRLAEQLHAELVARSVTCGRLQVAARTDEGTELVRTWRTDVGGWGALTAARITDRIRWQLDGWLTAGAVATARDRAVAAGPARARGGRPGGAGAYRRGSAGTAGDLLDLLDPATAVDLPDVEPEDEQPVALVRLVLTALDVAPAGAEQTRLWGGPSGGDLRAHRALERAQSIVGGAGVLTATLQGGRDVHDQVHVRPWGEQSAPPREAALPWPGRLPDPAPATVLTVPVRVDVRDGAGAPVVVDPRGSLSGPPVAVRWPPASAPTGAGPRAVAGWAGPWLLTDRWWNHPGTPPQVRAHVQVAFEDGGAVLLTWADGAWTCEADYD